A genomic window from Micromonospora ferruginea includes:
- the paaA gene encoding 1,2-phenylacetyl-CoA epoxidase subunit PaaA produces MYGNDFAPPEDAPGGGLLGEVEAAEAALREAAARARRGGPAPDEDAEAYFADVIDADQKIEPRDWMPEAYRKTLIRQIAQHAHSEIIGMQPEGNWISRAPSLKRKAILLAKVQDEAGHGLYLYAAAETLGISRDELVELLLNGRQKYSSIFNYPTLTWADVGAIGWLVDGAAIVNQVPLCRCSYGPYARAMIRVCKEESFHQRQGYEILHTLAHGTEAQKAMAQDAVNRWWYPSLAMFGPPDGDSTHSAQSMAWKIKRFSNDELRQRFVDMCVGQAEVLGLTIPDPDLRFNEERQAYDYTQPDYDELMRVIKGNGPCNRERMAHRQRAHADGAWVREAATAYAAKRAEQKEAVAA; encoded by the coding sequence ATGTATGGCAATGACTTCGCCCCGCCCGAGGACGCTCCGGGCGGCGGCCTGCTCGGCGAGGTGGAAGCCGCGGAGGCGGCGCTGCGCGAGGCGGCGGCGCGGGCCCGGCGGGGCGGTCCGGCGCCGGACGAGGACGCCGAGGCCTACTTCGCCGACGTGATCGACGCCGACCAGAAGATCGAACCCCGGGACTGGATGCCGGAGGCGTACCGGAAGACGCTGATCCGGCAGATCGCCCAGCACGCCCACTCCGAGATCATCGGCATGCAGCCGGAGGGCAACTGGATCAGCCGGGCGCCCTCCCTCAAGCGCAAGGCCATCCTGCTGGCCAAGGTGCAGGACGAGGCCGGTCACGGGCTCTACCTCTACGCGGCGGCCGAGACGCTCGGCATCAGCCGCGACGAGCTGGTCGAGCTGCTGCTGAACGGCCGGCAGAAGTACAGCTCGATCTTCAACTACCCGACCCTGACCTGGGCCGACGTGGGCGCGATCGGCTGGCTGGTGGACGGCGCGGCGATCGTCAACCAGGTGCCGCTGTGCCGCTGCTCCTACGGCCCGTACGCGCGGGCGATGATCCGGGTCTGCAAGGAGGAGTCGTTCCACCAGCGCCAGGGCTACGAGATCCTGCACACGCTGGCCCACGGCACCGAGGCGCAGAAGGCGATGGCCCAGGACGCGGTCAACCGCTGGTGGTATCCGTCGCTGGCCATGTTCGGCCCGCCGGACGGCGACTCCACACACAGCGCGCAGTCGATGGCCTGGAAGATCAAGCGCTTCTCCAACGACGAGCTGCGCCAGCGGTTCGTCGACATGTGCGTCGGCCAGGCGGAGGTGCTCGGCCTGACCATCCCCGACCCGGACCTGCGCTTCAACGAGGAGCGTCAGGCGTACGACTACACCCAGCCCGACTACGACGAGCTGATGCGGGTGATCAAGGGCAACGGGCCGTGCAACCGGGAGCGGATGGCGCACCGGCAGCGGGCCCACGCCGACGGCGCATGGGTACGGGAGGCCGCTACGGCGTACGCCGCCAAGCGGGCGGAGCAGAAGGAAGCGGTGGCGGCATGA
- a CDS encoding menaquinone biosynthetic enzyme MqnA/MqnD family protein: protein MADRIARPRVGHIQFLNCLPIYWGLMRSGALLDVDLHKDSPDKLSADLVRGDLDIGPITLVEFLKHADELLLLPDLAVGSDGPVLSVNMVSTRPLAELDGARVALGSTSRTGVLLAQVLLAERYGVRPEYFRCPPDLTQMLLEAEAGVLIGDVALRALYEAPGKGLAVTDLGQAWHEWTGLPMVFAVWAVRRDFAAAHPGLVKEVHEAFLRSRDLCLAELDQVAEAAARWEPFDAATLATYFRTLDFSLGERQVAGLREFARRAAAYGEVPALPSGGPEFFQG, encoded by the coding sequence ATGGCCGACCGCATCGCCCGCCCCCGGGTGGGGCACATCCAGTTCCTCAACTGCCTGCCCATCTACTGGGGGCTGATGCGGTCCGGCGCGCTGCTCGACGTCGACCTGCACAAGGACTCGCCGGACAAGCTGAGCGCCGACCTGGTCCGCGGCGACCTCGACATCGGCCCGATCACGCTCGTGGAGTTCCTGAAGCACGCCGACGAGCTGCTGCTCCTGCCGGACCTGGCGGTCGGCAGCGACGGCCCGGTGCTCTCGGTCAACATGGTCTCCACCCGGCCGCTGGCCGAGCTGGACGGCGCCCGGGTGGCGCTGGGCTCCACCTCGCGCACCGGAGTGCTGCTCGCCCAGGTGCTGCTCGCCGAGCGGTACGGGGTGCGGCCGGAATACTTCCGCTGCCCGCCGGACCTGACCCAGATGCTGCTGGAGGCCGAGGCGGGGGTGCTGATCGGCGACGTGGCGCTGCGTGCGCTCTACGAGGCGCCCGGCAAGGGCCTCGCGGTGACCGACCTCGGGCAGGCCTGGCACGAGTGGACCGGGCTGCCGATGGTGTTCGCGGTCTGGGCGGTCCGTCGCGACTTCGCCGCCGCCCACCCGGGCCTGGTCAAGGAGGTGCACGAGGCGTTCCTGCGCTCGCGTGACCTGTGCCTGGCCGAGCTGGACCAGGTGGCCGAGGCGGCGGCCCGCTGGGAGCCGTTCGACGCGGCCACCCTGGCGACCTACTTCCGCACGCTCGACTTCTCGCTGGGCGAGCGGCAGGTGGCCGGGCTGCGCGAGTTCGCCCGCCGGGCCGCCGCCTACGGCGAGGTGCCCGCGTTGCCGTCGGGCGGACCGGAGTTCTTCCAGGGCTGA
- the paaB gene encoding 1,2-phenylacetyl-CoA epoxidase subunit PaaB translates to MSSQSSPLWEVFVRARRGLSHTHVGSLHAPDAELALRNARDLYTRRQEGVSIWVVPASAITASSPDEKDAFFDPAADKVYRHPTFYEVPDGVSHL, encoded by the coding sequence ATGAGTAGTCAGTCCTCACCCCTGTGGGAGGTCTTCGTGCGGGCCCGGCGCGGCCTGTCGCACACCCACGTCGGCAGCCTGCACGCGCCCGACGCCGAGCTGGCGCTGCGCAACGCGCGCGACCTCTACACCCGTCGCCAGGAGGGCGTCTCCATCTGGGTGGTGCCGGCGAGCGCGATCACCGCGTCCAGCCCGGACGAGAAGGACGCCTTCTTCGACCCGGCGGCCGACAAGGTCTACCGCCACCCGACGTTCTACGAGGTCCCGGACGGGGTGTCGCACCTGTGA